From the Anoplopoma fimbria isolate UVic2021 breed Golden Eagle Sablefish chromosome 14, Afim_UVic_2022, whole genome shotgun sequence genome, one window contains:
- the tmem150c gene encoding transmembrane protein 150C yields MWSFSLWALLPPVYSVLTAAGLWLVYFVAVYDQQIAPLGSKYRRRNGSLYPPYISIAGNSPPASCIFSEVMNLSAFVAFIIAVLRFFQLRQRMDKQWLNFCSLVAFSIGCFGMTLVGNFQLFSDEMIHNFGTVMTFGLGTLYCWVQSFITLRVNLRNEGRKAGILRFLLSGCITLCMIPYFSLMAQGLHMQAAQCQWALVMFFLAFFGTFAIEFRYNSFSIVCTEYSVGRSEGRSEGRSEGLSDEPRYQPDQPDQL; encoded by the exons ATGTGGAGCTTCAGTCTGTGGGCTCTTCTGCCTCCCGTCTACTCTGTGTTGACTGCTGCTGGTCTGTGGTTGGT atattttgTAGCTGTCTATGATCAGCAGATCGCACCGCTGGGTTCAAAATACAG gAGAAGAAATGGATCCCTTTATCCTCCCTACATTAG CATTGCGGGAAACTCTCCACCAGCAAGCTGCATCTTCAGCGAGGTCATGAACTTGTCTGCATTTGTGG CGTTCATCATCGCCGTCCTCAGATTCTTCCAGCTCAGACAAAGGATGGACAAACAGTGGCTGAACTTCTGTAGTCTGGTGGCTTTCTCCATCGGCTGCTTCGGGATGACACTCGTAGGAAACTTCCAG ctttTCTCGGATGAGATGATCCACAACTTTGGCACCGTCATGACGTTTGGACTGGGGACGCTGTACTGCTGGGTTCAGTCCTTCATCACCCTGAGGGTTAATCTGAGGAATGAAGGGAGGAAGGCCGGCATCCTTCGCTTCCTGTTGTCCGGATGCATCACCCTCTGCATGATTCCCT ACTTCTCCCTCATGGCTCAGGGCCTCCACATGCAGGCCGCTCAGTGCCAGTGGGCGCTGGTCATGTTCTTCCTCGCCTTCTTCGGCACTTTCGCCATCGAGTTTCGTTACAACAGCTTTTCCATTGTGTGCACAGAATACTCAGTGGGCCGGTCTGAGGGCCGGTCTGAGGGCCGGTCTGAGGGCCTCTCTGACGAGCCCCGGTACCAACCGGACCAACCGGACCAACTGTAG
- the sec31a gene encoding protein transport protein Sec31A, whose translation MKLKEINRTAIQSWSPAQHHPIYLATGTSAQQLDASFSTNASLEFFELDLTEPSLDMKSCGSLSTSHRYHKLVWGPYGMDEQGNPSGVLIAGGENGDVILYDPAKIMAGETDVIIAESNKHTGPVRALDVNPFQTNLVASGGNESEIYIWDMNNFGSPMTPGPKTQPLEDISCVSWNRQVQHILASASPSGRASVWDLRKNDLIIKVSDHSNRMHCSGLAWNPEVATQLVLSSEDDRMPVIQMWDLRFATSPFKILENHTRGVLSIDWSLADPELLLSCGKDNRILCWNPNTAEVLYELPTSSQWCFDIQWCPRNPAVLSAASFDGHIDIYSIMGGTNQAQSQRQADQISNSFGNMDPFGTGQTLPPLQMPQTAAPPTTVNPLKKPPKWIRRPVGASFAFGGKLVSLENIKPNPQQPQQSPSHVVHVSQVVTETAFLKRSDQLQATLSAGSFVGFCQEKIDAAENEFEKTLWSFLKANFESDIRSKYLELLGYNKEELALKISAALEEKPAEPPQVEVPAPISLQPLPELSILPPADTPEAAFDMIAAAAVPLSDTPEAAFNMIAAAAVPLSETPEAAFNMIAAAAVPLSETPEAAFNMIAAAAVPLSDTPEAAFDMIAAAAVPLSETPEAAFDLIAAAVVPPADNPEDAFDMIAAANLEPAATMELDLAPDSGTEEPAEAEADQEDAPPSEPLANGEQVLPEEEAEEEEIPLEEEEEETAAPVEEEPSPPEASAPVEEPTKDPAPAPAPTPAQTEGVSLSISQDVDGLITQALLTGDFEGAVELCLHDNRMADSIILAIAGGSDLLEKTQKKYFTKTHSKITKLISAVVMKDWHDILKTCDLQNWKEALAAVMTYAQPEEFSSLCDLLGGRLEAAEDAQLQAQACLCYICAGNVEKLVSCWTRAQDGHSPLSLQDLVEKVVVLRRAVEQTQRSGATAIGVLLAEKMSQYANLLASQGSLSTAITYLPDNTNQVSIQQLRDRLSRALGQQAAPAPVAPVAPVQTQRAQTQIPAPTQTQAQPRHQFTPIQPAMVPQPTSAAPVAMLTPASSAPAQPQYYQPVRATSTVTSWSNQTPTALPNVPPPPLQVGRASEQQAEPSNSMYGMPPSCTAAPPPASSTPAYMYSHQYQPYPQVNQYPPGAGGAPIYQPLQYSSSSSSAAPPPAEPPGFLSQYTQPTSPVYPGHPPISQCPSSSPPSHPPFFPNSSSSSSFSAPPSSGASFQHGGPGSPVSYMHPPPPFGFSGPQNGWNDPPALNRASKKKPAPMNYTPPTPITAPIMAPLGSDPQAQPVPSGAPQAMGQGPHGGQVPYSGMHQQHQQHQQHQQQQLSPPPMNPAMPKTSMEGAPGAPTGDVIQSIPAEKIMKKPIPEEHLVLKNTFEGLIQKCLAVATDPQTKRKLDDANKRLEALYDKLREQTLSPAIVGGLHNIARSIETRSYTEGLNIHTHIVSNSNFSETSAFMPVLKVVLTQANKLGV comes from the exons GAACATCAGCCCAGCAGCTGGATGCCTCCTTCAGCACCAATGCCTCCTTGGAGTTCTTCGAGCTGGACTTGACTGAGCCATCTCTGGACATGAAGTCATGTGGCAGCCTCTCCACCTCTCACAG ATACCACAAACTGGTTTGGGGTCCATATGGAATGGATGAGCAAGGCAACCCGTCTGGGGTTCTTATTGCAGGAGGCGAGAACGGCGACGTCATCCTGTACGACCCCGCAAAGATCATGGCCGGAGAGACCGACGTGATCATTGCTGAGAGTAACAAGCACACGGGGCCAGTGAGAGCCCTCGACGTCAACCCGTTCCAG ACAAACCTGGTTGCATCAGGTGGGAATGAGTCAGAAATCTATATCTGGGACATGAATAACTTTGGCTCTCCAATGACACCGGGACCTAAAACACAG cCTCTGGAGGACATCAGCTGTGTGTCGTGGAACAGACAGGTCCAACACATCCTGGCCTCGGCCAGTCCGAGTGGCCGAGCCTCAGTGTGGGACCTCCGCAAGAATGACCTCATCATTAAAGTCAGCGACCACAGCAACAGA atgcATTGCTCCGGTCTGGCTTGGAACCCAGAAGTCGCCACTCAGCTGGTCTTGTCGTCGGAGGACGATCGGATGCCGGTCATCCAGATGTGGGACTTACGTTTTGCTACCTCTCCTTTCAAGATTTTAGAGAACCACACACG AGGTGTCCTTTCCATCGACTGGAGCTTGGCTGATCCAGAGCTGCTCCTGAGCTGTGGGAAAGACAACAGGATTCTGTGCTGGAATCCAAACAcagcagag GTGCTGTACGAGCTGCCCACCAGCAGCCAGTGGTGCTTTGACATCCAGTGGTGCCCCAGGAACCCCGCGGTGCTGTCGGCCGCAAGCTTTGACGGACACATCGACATCTATTCCATCATGGGAGGAACCAACCAGGCGCAGAGCCAGAGACAGGCCGACCAG ATTAGCAACTCGTTTGGGAACATGGATCCGTTTGGGACCGGACAAACTTTACCCCCGCTGCAGATGCCCCAGACTGCTGCCCCGCCAACGACAGTCAACCCTCTGAAGAAGCCGCCGAAGTGGATCCGCCGACCCGTCGGAGCCTCGTTTGCT TTCGGTGGGAAGCTGGTGTCTCTGGAGAACATCAAGCCGAACCCTCAGCAGCCTCAGCAGTCCCCTTCTCACGTCGTACACGTCAGCCAGGTCGTCACGGAAACGGCCTTTCTGAAGCGCTCCGATCAGCTGCAGGCTACTCTGAGTGCCGGCAGCTTCGTGGGTTTCTGCCAGGAGAAGATCGACGCAGCTGAAAATGAGTTTGAAAAGACTCTCTGGTCTTTCCTCAAG gctAATTTTGAAAGTGATATCCGCAGCAAATACCTGGAACTTCTGGGGTATAACAAAGAGGAGCTAGCCTTAAAG ATTTCAGCAGCTCTAGAGGAAAAGCCTGCTGAACCTCCACAG GTGGAGGTGCCCGCTCCAATCAGCCTGCAGCCTTTACCAGAACTCAGCATCCTGCCGCCCGCTGACACTCCAGAGGCGGCGTTCGATATGATCGCTGCAGCAGCCGTGCCGCTTTCTGACACTCCTGAAGCAGCGTTCAATATGATCGCTGCTGCAGCCGTGCCGCTTTCTGAAACTCCTGAAGCAGCGTTCAATATGATCGCTGCTGCAGCCGTGCCGCTTTCTGAAACTCCTGAAGCAGCGTTCAATATGATCGCTGCAGCAGCCGTGCCGCTTTCTGACACTCCAGAGGCGGCGTTCGATATGATCGCTGCAGCAGCCGTGCCGCTTTCTGAAACTCCCGAAGCAGCTTTTGATTTGATCGCTGCAGCAGTTGTGCCGCCTGCTGACAATCCTGAAGATGCTTTCGATATGATCGCTGCAGCAAACCTTGAGCCAGCAGCCACGATGGAACTGGACTTGGCTCCTGACTCCGGGACTGAAGAGCcagcagaagcagaagcagatCAAGAAGACGCTCCTCCAAGCGAACCACTAGCAAATGGGGAGCAGGTTCTACcggaggaggaagcagaggaagaggagatccccttggaggaggaggag GAGGAGACGGCAGCACCGGTGGAGGAGGAGCCCAGTCCTCCTGAGGCCTCGGCTCCAGTCGAGGAGCCAACGAAGGatccagctccagctcctgctCCAACGCCGGCACAAACAGAAGGAGTCAGCCTCAGCATCAGTCAAG ACGTGGACGGGCTCATCACACAGGCCCTGCTGACCGGAGACTTTGAGGGAGCTGTGGAGCtctgtctccatgacaaccgGATGGCAGACAGCATCATCCTGGCCATCGCCGGAGGGTCCGACCTTCTGGAGAAAACCCAGAAGAAGTACTTTACAAAGACGCACAGCAAGATAACCAAG ctGATCAGTGCAGTGGTGATGAAAGACTGGCATGACATCCTGAAGACGTGCGACCTGCAGAACTGGAAGGAGGCTCTGGCTGCTGTCATGACCTACGCTCAGCCTGAGGAGTTCTCTTCCCTCTGTG ACCTTCTCGGAGGCAGACTGGAGGCAGCAGAGGACGCCCAGCTGCAAGCCCAGGCCTGTCTGTGTTACATCTGTGCTGGAAATGTGGAGAAACTTGTGTCTTGCTGGACCAGAGCCCAAGACGGACACAGTCCACTCTCCCTCCAG GACCTGGTGGAGAAGGTGGTGGTGCTGCGGCGTGCAGTGGAACAGACCCAGCGCTCCGGTGCCACTGCTATCGGCGTCCTGCTGGCTGAGAAGATGAGCCAGTACGCCAACCTGCTGGCCTCTCAGGGCAGTCTGTCCACCGCCATCACCTACCTGCCTGACAACACCAACCAG GTTTCCATACAGCAGCTTCGTGACCGTCTCAGTCGAGCTCTCGGGCAGCAGGCGGCGCCGGCTCCTGTAGCTCCTGTAGCTCCGGTACAAACCCAGAGAGCTCAGACTCAGATACCAGCCCCGACTCAGACTCAGGCTCAACCCCGGCATCAGTTCACTCCAATCCAGCCCGCCATGGTGCCTCAGCCCACTTCAGCAGCTCCAGTTGCCATGCTGACACCTGCTTCCTCCGCCCCGGCACAGCCGCAGTATTACCAACCA GTGAGGGCTACGTCCACTGTCACCTCCTGGAGTAACCAGACTCCCACAGCCCTCCCCaatgtccctcctcctcctctccaagTAGGCAGAGCCTCAGAGCAGCAG gcGGAGCCTTCAAACTCCATGTACGGGATGCCTCCGTCCTgcacagctgctcctcctccagcctcctccACTCCTGCATACATGTACTCCCATCAGTACCAGC CATACCCCCAGGTCAACCAGTACCCTCCTGGAGCTGGGGGGGCTCCTATCTATCAGCCTCTTCagtactcctcctcctcctcctctgctgctcctcctcctgcagagccacCAGGCTTTCTCTCTCAGTACACACAGCCCACATCTCCGGTCTATCCTGGGCATCCTCCCATCAGCCAGTGcccgtcctcctctcctccctcccatcctcctttctttccgaactcctcttcctcctcctccttttctgcTCCTCCGTCCTCCGGAGCGTCTTTCCAGCATGGCGGGCCGGGATCTCCTGTGTCGTACATGCATCCTCCTCCGCCGTTCGGATTCTCAG ggcCTCAGAATGGCTGGAATGACCCTCCGGCCCTGAACAGAGCTTCAAAGAAGAAG CCGGCTCCGATGAACTACACCCCTCCCACCCCCATCACTGCTCCCATCATGGCTCCACTGGGTTCTGACCCTCAGGCCCAGCCGGTCCCCTCTGGGGCCCCTCAGGCCATGGGCCAGGGGCCACACGGAGGCCAGGTTCCCTACTCAGGCATgcaccagcagcaccaacagcaccagcagcaccaacagcagcagctttcCCCTCCACCCATGAACCCTGCAATGCCCAAGACCAGTATGGAGGGGGCCCCAGGAGCTCCCACTGGAGATGTTATACAG TCCATCCCTGCTGAGAAGATCATGAAGAAGCCGATCcccgaggagcacctggtcctGAAGAACACGTTTGAGGGGCTCATCCAGAAGTGCTTGGCTGTAGCCACCGACCCT CAAACCAAGAGGAAGCTCGATGACGCCAACAAACGTCTGGAGGCGCTCTATGACAAACTCAGAGAGCAGACG ctctctccGGCCATCGTAGGAGGACTTCACAACATAGCCCGGAGTATAGAGACCCGATCCTACACGGAGGGCCTCAACATCCACACCCACATAGTCAGCAACAGCAACTTCAGCGAGACGTCGGCGTTCATGCCCGTCCTCAAGGTGGTGCTGACACAAGCCAACAAACTCGGGGTGTGA